A stretch of Paracoccus seriniphilus DNA encodes these proteins:
- a CDS encoding ABC transporter permease subunit, with protein MSNTEQVSTLAIRRQMLAEFWFYFRQNRGAVAGLFIFVLLVLTAVLAPLLAPHDPTAQFRDALLVPPFWQEGGQTSFLLGTDAVGRDMLSRLIFGAQYSLFIGIVVVSIALFGGIFIGLLAGFFGGWVDALIMRVMDVILAFPSLLLALVLVAVLGPGLTNAMIAIAIVYQPHFARLTRAAVMGEMRREYVTAARVAGAGNLRLMFRTILPNCLAPLIVQATLSFSSAVLDSAALGFLGMGAQPPAPEWGTMLAEAREFILRAWWVVTFPGLAILISVLAINMMGDGLRDALDPKLKRS; from the coding sequence GATGCTGGCCGAATTCTGGTTCTATTTCCGCCAGAACCGCGGCGCAGTTGCGGGATTGTTCATCTTTGTCCTGCTGGTGCTGACAGCAGTCCTTGCGCCGCTTCTGGCCCCCCATGACCCGACAGCGCAATTTCGTGATGCCCTGCTTGTGCCGCCCTTCTGGCAAGAGGGCGGGCAGACATCATTCCTTCTGGGCACCGATGCCGTCGGCAGGGACATGCTGTCGCGGCTGATCTTTGGCGCACAATATTCATTGTTCATCGGTATTGTCGTCGTATCCATCGCCCTTTTCGGCGGGATATTCATCGGTCTGCTTGCCGGATTTTTCGGCGGCTGGGTCGATGCGCTGATCATGCGGGTAATGGATGTCATCCTGGCCTTTCCCTCGCTGCTGCTGGCGCTTGTGCTGGTCGCGGTCCTGGGGCCGGGGCTGACCAATGCGATGATCGCCATCGCCATCGTCTATCAGCCCCATTTTGCCCGGCTGACCCGCGCCGCCGTCATGGGCGAGATGCGGCGCGAATATGTCACCGCCGCGCGTGTCGCCGGGGCGGGAAACCTGCGCCTGATGTTCAGGACCATCCTGCCCAACTGCCTTGCTCCGCTGATCGTGCAGGCCACGCTGTCCTTTTCCTCGGCAGTGCTGGATTCCGCCGCATTGGGATTCCTGGGCATGGGCGCACAGCCCCCCGCTCCGGAATGGGGGACGATGCTGGCCGAGGCGCGCGAGTTCATCCTGCGCGCATGGTGGGTGGTGACCTTCCCGGGTCTGGCCATCCTGATCTCGGTTCTGGCGATCAACATGATGGGCGACGGTCTGCGTGACGCGCTTGACCCAAAACTGAAGCGGAGCTGA
- a CDS encoding ABC transporter ATP-binding protein, whose protein sequence is MSLLNIRNLTVKFATATGSFTAVDGIDVSVERSEVLAIVGESGSGKSVSMLAVMGLLPDTATVTADEMSYDGQDMLTMSPAQRRKLIGREITMIFQEPVASLNPSFTVGFQIEEVLRLNLGMSGKAARARALELFEAVGIPEPAEKLKSYPHQMSGGQCQRVMIAIAIASNPRLLIADEPTTALDVTIQKQILDLLMSLQEDYGMGLILITHDMGVVAETADRVVVQYKGRKMEEADVLSLFESPQSPYTRALLSALPEHATGDRLPTVAEFFQEETLR, encoded by the coding sequence ATGTCATTGCTGAACATCCGTAACCTGACCGTCAAATTCGCCACTGCCACCGGCAGTTTCACTGCCGTGGACGGAATCGACGTCTCGGTCGAACGCAGCGAGGTTCTGGCCATCGTCGGGGAATCCGGCTCGGGTAAATCGGTGTCGATGCTGGCGGTGATGGGTCTTTTGCCCGACACCGCCACCGTCACCGCTGACGAGATGAGCTATGACGGTCAGGACATGTTGACCATGAGCCCGGCGCAGCGGCGCAAGCTGATCGGACGGGAGATCACGATGATCTTTCAGGAACCGGTGGCCTCGCTGAATCCGTCCTTTACGGTTGGTTTCCAGATCGAGGAGGTGCTGCGCCTCAATCTGGGCATGTCCGGCAAGGCGGCGCGCGCCCGCGCGCTGGAACTGTTCGAGGCCGTCGGCATTCCCGAGCCCGCAGAAAAGCTGAAATCCTATCCCCACCAGATGTCGGGCGGACAATGCCAACGGGTCATGATCGCCATTGCCATCGCCAGCAACCCGCGTCTGCTGATCGCAGATGAGCCCACGACCGCGCTGGATGTGACCATCCAGAAACAGATCCTCGATCTGCTGATGAGCCTGCAAGAGGATTACGGCATGGGGCTGATCCTGATCACCCATGACATGGGCGTGGTCGCGGAAACCGCGGATCGCGTGGTGGTGCAATACAAGGGTCGCAAGATGGAAGAGGCTGACGTTCTCAGCCTGTTTGAATCACCGCAAAGCCCCTATACGCGCGCCCTGCTTTCGGCTCTGCCCGAACATGCCACCGGCGACCGCCTGCCCACCGTGGCCGAGTTTTTCCAAGAGGAGACCCTGCGATGA